One part of the Prunus persica cultivar Lovell chromosome G5, Prunus_persica_NCBIv2, whole genome shotgun sequence genome encodes these proteins:
- the LOC18776095 gene encoding probable serine/threonine-protein kinase PBL7, with translation MEVNTTAEKHHTHHKYHHLSHSQPYNHHHHHHNHGSFPSKYTLIIISISSVMLLVIILIILILRRLKSTKSYNGKTYRENSIISSNTSSRFIAQTSMPTFNSSPDVKGGCLTLQGGDSGRSVLKTPAEILTAPSRYRRGGGGAVQVFSYKELEVATEKFSEANVIGQGVFGVVYRGILRDGTVAAIKMLHREGRQGERAFRLEVDLLSRLHSPYLVELLGYCADQHHRLLIFEHMPNGTLQHHLHSTNNHKPLDWGTRLRIALDCAKALEFLHEHAIPPVIHRDFKCTSILLDQNFRAKVSDFGLAKTGSEKINGQISTRVLGTTGYLAPEYASTGQLTTKSDVYSYGAVLLELLTGRVPVDTKRPPGEHVLISWALPRLTTREKILEMVDPSLRGQYSNRDLIQIAAIAAMCVQPEAEYRPLMADVVPSLIPLVKNSCYVGSSSTSRFQNQIASPRY, from the exons ATGGAAGTTAACACCACTGCTGAAAAACACCACACTCATCATAAATACCACCATCTTTCACATTCTCAACCCTataaccaccaccaccaccaccataacCATGGAAGTTTTCCTTCAAAATATACTCTCATTATCATTTCCATCAGCTCAGTTATGCTCCTTGTTATAATCTTGATCATTTTAATCCTTCGACGGCTCAAGTCCACCAAAAGTTACAATGGCAAAACTTACAGAGAGAATAGCATCATCAGCAGCAACACAAGCAGCAGGTTCATTGCTCAAACCTCAATGCCCACCTTCAATTCCAGCCCAG ATGTGAAGGGTGGGTGCCTAACCCTCCAAGGAGGGGATTCTGGAAGGTCAGTGCTTAAGACACCAGCAGAAATACTCACAGCACCAAGCAGATacagaagaggaggaggaggagcagtCCAAGTGTTTTCATACAAGGAACTTGAGGTGGCCACTGAGAAGTTTAGTGAAGCAAATGTGATAGGGCAGGGAGTGTTTGGGGTTGTGTATAGGGGGATCCTCAGAGATGGGACTGTGGCTGCAATTAAGATGCTGCATAGAGAAGGAAGGCAAGGAGAGCGTGCTTTCAGGCTTGAG GTGGATCTACTAAGCCGATTGCATTCTCCATACTTGGTGGAGCTACTTGGCTATTGTGCTGACCAACATCATAGGCTCCTAATATTTGAACACATGCCCAATGGCACCCTACAACACCATCTCCATTCCACAAACAACCATAAGCCGTTGGATTGGGGGACCCGATTGAGGATAGCCCTTGATTGTGCCAAGGCCCTTGAGTTCCTCCATGAGCATGCCATCCCACCTGTCATACACCGTGACTTCAAGTGCACCAGCATTCTACTTGATCAAAACTTTCGTGCCAAGGTGTCGGATTTCGGATTGGCCAAGACGGGTTCTGAGAAGATCAACGGTCAGATTTCGACACGGGTTCTGGGGACCACAGGATATTTGGCACCAGA GTATGCCTCCACAGGACAGCTTACCACAAAATCAGATGTGTACAGCTATGGTGCTGTTCTTTTAGAGCTGTTAACCGGGCGTGTGCCAGTTGATACCAAGAGGCCTCCTGGAGAGCATGTCCTTATCTCATGG GCTCTTCCAAGGTTAACTACCagagaaaaaatattggaaatggTTGACCCATCTCTAAGAGGGCAATACTCAAACAGGGATCTAATTCAG ATAGCTGCTATTGCAGCAATGTGCGTGCAGCCAGAAGCTGAATACCGGCCTCTAATGGCAGATGTTGTACCGTCTCTAATTCCTCTGGTTAAGAACTCTTGTTATGTTGGTTCCTCTAGCACCTCTAGATTTCAGAATCAAATAGCAAGTCCGAGGTATTAG
- the LOC18777883 gene encoding uncharacterized protein LOC18777883, translating into MQHTSTGLSLGTPKAQLEPLFSFGFMSPPHCSQHTAGPPPATTQAPNMPPVPHDQYTHLPRHFDNNVIRHIRPTASTFDGRGDPTMFLDWVQAMEDYFDWFNLTDAHKLRIGKMTLRGATRLYWNSVEEQLYQFARPPVTLWNEMKFKLREKYVPTFYLEQLFDQLWTISQGNLTVTEFHARFIKQKKRAGIREEPGITVSRFIHGLHDDIKHEVCRFDPHCLEDAYCHALEAEAYLQPQHLGYSGQPATADQTLPTTGSRSMFETLRLGKPLIVVVNEDLMDNHQSELAEELAERKHLYYARPQTLCRTIANMNLDYLIPYPGDATPVAKLINRFLGFSDD; encoded by the exons ATGCAGCATACCTCAACCGGTCTCTCGCTCGGCACGCCCAAGGCTCAATTGGAGcccctcttttcttttgggtttatgTCGCCGCCCCATTGTAGCCAGCACACAGCGGGCCCTCCTCCAGCGACTACTCAGGCTCCTAACATGCCACCCGTTCCACATGATCAGTACACTCATCTCCCTCGCCATTTTGACAACAATGTCATCCGTCACATCAGGCCTACCGCTTCTACTTTTGATGGTCGTGGAGATCCTACGATGTTTCTTGATTGGGTTCAAGCCATGGAAGATTATTTCGACTGGTTCAACTTGACGGATGCTCATAAACTTCGCATTGGTAAGATGACGCTACGGGGAGCCACTAGATTATATTGGAATTCCGTGGAGGAGCAACTCTATCAATTTGCAAGGCCGCCTGTGACTCTATGGAACGAGATGAAATTCAAGCTTCGCGAAAAATATGTTCCCACCTTTTATCTAGAGCAATTGTTTGATCAATTATGGACCATTTCCCAAGGAAATTTGACCGTTACTGAATTCCATGCTCGTTttattaaacagaaaaaacgTGCAGGGATTCGTGAAGAACCAGGAATCACTGTGTCTCGCTTTATCCATGGTCTTCATGACGATATTAAACATGAAGTCTGTCGGTTTGATCCTCATTGTTTGGAAGATGCATATTGCCACGCATTGGAAGCTGAAGCATATTTGCAGCCTCAACATTTGGGGTATTCTGGCCAGCCTGCAACCGCCGACCAAACTCTTCCCACTACAG GGTCACGGAGCATGTTTGAGACATTGCGGCTTGGTAAGCCCTTAATTGTGGTGGTGAATGAAGATCTGATGGACAACCATCAAAGTGAGTTGGCAGAAGAACTAGCAGAGAGGAAGCATTTATACTATGCTCGCCCACAGACACTTTGTCGAACTATAGCAAATATGAATTTggattacctcattccatatCCAGGTGATGCCACACCAGTTGCCAAGCTTATCAATAGGTTTCTTGGTTTTTCAGATGATTGA
- the LOC18775868 gene encoding syntaxin-22 has translation MSFRDLEAGRGLGFSRRDIVNGKQDPTQAVASGIFQINTAVSTFQRLVNTIGTPKDTPELREKLHKTRLHIGQLVKNTSEKLKQVSERDHHTEVNASKKITDAKLAKDFQAVLREFQKAQRLAAERETAYAPFVPQAVLPSSYTASEIDISSDKSPEQRALLVESRRQEVVLLDNEISFNEAIIEEREQGIQEIQQQIGEVNEIFKDLAILVHEQGTMIDDIGSNIEGAHAATGQAKSQLVKASKTQRSNSSLTCLLLVIFGIVLLIVIVVLAA, from the exons ATGAGCTTTCGGGATCTGGAAGCAGGAAGGGGCTTGGGTTTTTCAAGGCGTGACATCGTCAATGGCAagcaggacccgacccaagcCGTGGCCTCAGGCATTTTCCAGATCAACACCGCCGTATCCACCTTTCAGAGGCTCGTCAACACCATCGGTACCCCCAAGGACACGCCCGAGCTCCGCGAAAAGCT GCACAAGACAAGACTACATATTGGTCAATTGGTGAAGAATACTTCAGAAAAACTTAAACAAGTTAGTGAAAGAGATCATCATACTGAAGTCAAT GCGAGCAAGAAGATTACAGATGCTAAGCTTGCAAAAGATTTTCAAGCAGTGCTGAGAGAATTTCAGAAGGCTCAACGGCTTGCAGCTGAGAGAGAAACAGCATATGCTCCTTTTGTTCCCCAAGCAGTTCTTCCGTCCAG CTACACTGCTAGTGAGATAGATATAAGCTCAGATAAGAGTCCTGAACAGCGTGCTCTCCTTGTGGAATCTAGAAG ACAGGAGGTCGTGCTATTGGACAATGAGATTTCCTTCAATGAGGCTATCATCGAGGAAAGAGAACAAGGAATACAAGAAATCCAGCAGCAAATTGGTGAAGTGAATGAGATTTTTAAAGATCTTGCTATATTGGTTCATGAGCAAGGAACCATGATTG ATGATATAGGCTCCAATATTGAGGGTGCCCACGCTGCTACTGGCCAGGCAAAGTCCCAACTTGTTAAGGCCTCAAAGACCCAAAGATCAAATTCATCTCTG ACTTGCTTGCTCTTGGTAATATTTGGAATCGTGCTTCTCATTGTGATAGTAGTACTTGCCGCTTAA